A genomic region of Salinibacterium sp. NK8237 contains the following coding sequences:
- a CDS encoding UbiA family prenyltransferase, translating to MFRALARSTHPGPTIAVTLIAFALAWGSGLDGWRIAVVTVVILFNQLSIGLSNDWLDAARDRRTGRTDKPIASGEVSAGLVASVALVAAAASVGLSLLLGPLAAAAHGVFLASGWLYNLGLKSTVASVVPYIAGFGALPAIVTLAAQPPQLAATWVIAAGALLGIAAHFSNVLPDLDDDRETGVRGLPHYLGSRASGAIIAVSLVAASLAIVFGPGTPPTTIGYIGVGAIGAIAVVSATLIARNIMKRMLFCLSIAAALISVALLLLSAPQLS from the coding sequence ATGTTTCGCGCCCTCGCCCGGTCGACCCACCCGGGACCAACCATTGCTGTCACTCTCATCGCATTCGCGCTGGCCTGGGGTTCTGGCCTTGATGGATGGCGCATTGCGGTGGTAACGGTGGTGATCCTCTTCAACCAACTCTCGATCGGACTCTCCAACGATTGGCTCGATGCAGCGCGCGATCGCCGCACCGGACGCACCGACAAACCCATCGCGAGCGGCGAAGTTTCCGCAGGGCTGGTGGCTAGCGTCGCACTCGTCGCCGCCGCGGCATCCGTCGGGTTGTCGTTGTTGCTCGGCCCGCTTGCAGCCGCAGCGCATGGCGTGTTTTTGGCTAGTGGTTGGCTCTACAACCTTGGGCTCAAGTCAACCGTTGCCTCCGTCGTGCCGTACATCGCCGGCTTCGGCGCCCTACCCGCCATCGTGACCTTGGCCGCGCAACCACCACAGTTGGCTGCGACCTGGGTAATCGCCGCCGGCGCCCTCCTAGGCATCGCCGCCCATTTCAGCAATGTGCTCCCTGACCTCGATGACGACCGGGAGACGGGGGTGCGAGGGTTGCCGCATTACCTCGGCTCCCGAGCATCCGGAGCGATCATCGCGGTGAGTCTCGTCGCGGCATCACTCGCGATCGTGTTCGGGCCAGGCACACCGCCAACCACGATCGGTTATATCGGTGTCGGCGCTATCGGCGCTATCGCCGTCGTCAGCGCCACGCTCATCGCCCGCAACATCATGAAGCGGATGCTATTTTGCCTCAGCATTGCCGCCGCGTTGATCAGCGTCGCGCTCTTGCTGCTCTCGGCACCGCAACTCAGCTAG
- a CDS encoding MFS transporter has product MLRSQRFVLVVAILASFVAFLDGSVINVALPAISDELGGGLSTQQWVVDAYLITLGSLILLAGSLSDVFGRIVILRVGLIGFGVASLLIAIAPNVEFLIAFRGVQGIAGALLVPSSLALIMSSFRGAAQAHAIGQWTAWTSAAFLVGPVLGGLFVDLLSWRLVFAINVIPIAVTLWMIVLLGHKDERKANTSIDYLGAVLGIIGLGGPVFALIEQGNFGWDSPVVFVPFALGILSLVAFLFWQHRAPHPMLPLELFRHRNFSMGNIATMFIYGGLALGGFIVVIYLQEVANYSATFAALAFLPSSIGIILLSSYFGKLSGKYGPRLFMTLGPVLGGIGYITFLGLGQTVNYFVEVLPGIVLFAVGMSMTVAPLTSAILGAISAEQAGIGSALNNAVSRIAGLVTVALIGVIVVGPLSPQNFHHVVIVIAALLVAGGIVSFFGIRNPAPAETTVPDFAPPLA; this is encoded by the coding sequence ATGCTCCGCTCTCAGCGTTTCGTACTAGTTGTCGCGATTCTCGCGTCGTTTGTGGCGTTTCTCGACGGCTCCGTCATCAACGTTGCGCTTCCCGCTATCAGCGACGAGTTGGGCGGTGGACTGAGCACGCAACAGTGGGTCGTTGATGCCTATTTGATCACTCTCGGTTCCCTCATTTTGCTGGCGGGCTCACTCTCCGATGTGTTCGGTCGCATCGTCATTTTGCGGGTGGGGCTCATCGGCTTCGGCGTTGCATCGTTGTTGATTGCGATTGCCCCGAACGTCGAGTTTCTGATTGCGTTCCGTGGGGTCCAAGGGATCGCTGGAGCGTTACTGGTTCCCAGTTCGCTTGCATTGATCATGTCGTCGTTCCGGGGCGCGGCTCAAGCGCACGCGATTGGTCAGTGGACGGCCTGGACGAGTGCCGCGTTTCTTGTCGGCCCGGTGCTTGGCGGGCTCTTCGTTGACCTGCTGAGCTGGCGCCTCGTGTTCGCGATCAATGTGATTCCGATTGCTGTCACCCTGTGGATGATTGTGCTGCTCGGCCACAAAGACGAACGTAAGGCCAACACCAGCATCGATTATCTCGGCGCAGTGTTGGGGATCATCGGACTCGGTGGCCCCGTCTTCGCTCTCATTGAGCAGGGGAATTTCGGCTGGGATAGCCCCGTGGTCTTTGTGCCGTTCGCGCTCGGGATTCTGAGCCTTGTCGCTTTCCTGTTCTGGCAGCACCGGGCGCCTCATCCGATGTTGCCGCTTGAGCTGTTCCGCCACCGCAATTTCAGTATGGGAAACATCGCCACGATGTTCATTTATGGGGGATTGGCACTCGGCGGATTTATCGTCGTGATCTATCTGCAAGAAGTGGCGAATTATTCGGCGACTTTTGCGGCGCTGGCGTTCCTGCCCTCGTCAATCGGCATCATTTTGCTGTCGTCGTATTTTGGCAAGCTCAGCGGAAAGTATGGCCCACGGTTATTCATGACCTTAGGGCCGGTGTTGGGCGGTATCGGCTACATCACGTTCTTGGGGTTAGGGCAAACCGTCAACTACTTCGTTGAAGTTCTGCCGGGAATCGTGCTCTTTGCTGTCGGAATGTCGATGACTGTCGCGCCGCTGACCTCCGCAATTCTGGGCGCGATTTCGGCGGAACAAGCGGGAATCGGCTCTGCCCTGAATAACGCGGTGTCGCGTATCGCCGGCCTTGTCACGGTTGCCCTCATCGGCGTGATCGTTGTCGGTCCGCTTTCGCCGCAGAACTTTCACCACGTCGTGATCGTGATCGCGGCACTGTTGGTCGCGGGAGGAATCGTGTCATTCTTTGGCATCCGCAATCCCGCTCCGGCAGAAACAACCGTTCCGGATTTTGCTCCGCCACTGGCTTAA
- a CDS encoding RNA helicase, which produces MASLLDALPTPFDADATYDAFVGWASDRGLTLYPAQDEAVIELVSGANVILSTPTGTGKSLVAIAAHAIALAQGQRTFYTAPIKALVSEKFFALVEVFGAENVGMVTGDSSVNADAPIICCTAEILANLALREGADARVDQVVMDEFHFYADPDRGWAWQVPLLILPNVQFVLMSATLGDMQPLADDLSRRTGRETSLITGVERPVPLHYSWALTPIHETVEDLLSTGQAPIYIVHFSQAAALERAQAMTSLKVVTREQRDEIADAIGDFRFTTVFGKTLSRLIRSGIGVHHAGMLPKYRRLVEQLAQRGLLRVICGTDTLGVGINVPIRTVLLTQLTKYDGTRMRQLTAREFHQIAGRAGRAGFDTAGTVVAQAPEHESDNAKMVAKAGDDPKKLRKLVRKKAPDGFVTWSEASFNRMIAAEPEQLTSNMRMNHAMILNVIARGGDVFTNVRTLVQDNHEPRHSQRALAKQALAIYRTLRTAEIVEEHRVSDTMIVDGEEVESFDERIEIRLTVDLQANFALNQPLSPFAVASFDLLDKESPTYALDMISVLEATLDNPRPILSQQQFMARGEAVAAMKAEGIEYDQRMELLEEVTWPKPLEELLTAAFDMYSASQPWIGDFELSPKTVVRDLYERAMTFADFVGFYGLARSEGLVLRYLSDAYRATRQTIPDDAKTDELLDLIEWLGELVRQVDSSLIDEWEAMTNGVDSATSGEPVLPPTPASVVTNGRAFRVLVRNEMFRRVQLAARDDAVALGELDAAAGFDEEAWGEALDRYFDEHDTLSVAGDARGPAMIVITEEPGQWHVRQIIEDPAGNHDWAITATVDLAESAAEGIAVVRVTGFSRLD; this is translated from the coding sequence ATGGCCTCACTTCTGGATGCGCTTCCGACGCCCTTTGACGCAGACGCAACCTATGACGCTTTCGTCGGGTGGGCATCCGATCGCGGGTTGACTCTCTATCCCGCGCAAGATGAAGCCGTCATCGAACTCGTCTCGGGCGCGAACGTGATCCTCTCAACCCCCACGGGCACGGGCAAGTCTCTCGTCGCTATTGCCGCTCACGCTATTGCGCTCGCCCAAGGCCAGCGCACGTTCTATACAGCGCCGATCAAGGCGCTGGTGAGCGAGAAATTCTTCGCGCTCGTTGAGGTCTTCGGCGCCGAGAACGTCGGGATGGTTACCGGCGACTCGTCCGTCAACGCCGATGCGCCCATCATTTGCTGCACGGCAGAAATTCTCGCCAACCTTGCGCTCCGTGAAGGCGCGGATGCCCGAGTAGACCAGGTAGTGATGGATGAGTTCCACTTCTACGCCGACCCCGATCGCGGCTGGGCGTGGCAGGTGCCGCTGCTCATTCTGCCGAACGTGCAGTTCGTGTTGATGTCGGCCACGCTCGGCGACATGCAGCCGTTGGCGGATGACCTCAGCCGTCGCACGGGCCGCGAGACGAGCCTCATCACCGGCGTTGAGCGCCCGGTGCCTTTGCACTACTCCTGGGCGCTTACCCCGATTCACGAGACGGTCGAAGATCTTCTCTCCACGGGCCAGGCCCCGATCTACATTGTCCATTTCTCGCAGGCTGCAGCCCTCGAGCGTGCTCAAGCGATGACGAGCCTCAAGGTCGTGACGCGCGAGCAACGCGACGAGATCGCTGATGCCATTGGAGACTTCCGCTTCACGACGGTGTTCGGCAAGACGCTGTCACGCCTCATCCGGTCGGGCATCGGCGTGCACCACGCCGGCATGCTGCCGAAATACCGTCGCCTCGTCGAACAACTGGCCCAGCGCGGGCTGCTGCGCGTCATTTGCGGAACAGACACCTTAGGCGTCGGCATTAACGTGCCGATCCGCACCGTTCTGCTCACGCAACTCACTAAGTACGACGGAACGCGGATGCGCCAGCTCACCGCTCGCGAGTTCCACCAGATCGCGGGCCGAGCAGGCCGTGCCGGCTTCGACACCGCCGGAACGGTGGTCGCTCAAGCACCCGAACACGAATCTGACAACGCCAAGATGGTGGCCAAAGCGGGAGACGATCCCAAGAAGCTGCGCAAGCTCGTGCGCAAAAAAGCTCCGGACGGGTTTGTCACCTGGAGTGAAGCGAGCTTCAACCGCATGATTGCCGCCGAGCCGGAACAGCTCACGAGCAATATGCGCATGAACCACGCCATGATCCTCAACGTGATCGCCCGCGGGGGAGATGTCTTCACTAACGTGCGCACGCTCGTGCAAGACAATCACGAACCTCGCCACAGCCAACGTGCACTGGCGAAACAGGCCCTGGCGATCTACCGCACCCTGCGCACCGCCGAGATTGTCGAAGAACACCGCGTCTCCGACACCATGATCGTGGATGGCGAAGAGGTCGAGAGCTTTGACGAACGCATTGAGATTCGACTGACCGTTGACCTGCAGGCGAACTTCGCTCTCAACCAGCCGCTCTCGCCGTTTGCTGTGGCATCCTTCGACCTGCTCGACAAGGAATCACCCACGTATGCGCTGGATATGATTTCGGTGCTCGAGGCAACGCTCGACAATCCGCGACCGATTCTGTCGCAGCAGCAGTTCATGGCCCGCGGTGAGGCCGTTGCGGCGATGAAGGCCGAAGGCATCGAGTACGACCAGCGCATGGAACTGCTCGAAGAGGTCACGTGGCCCAAGCCGCTCGAGGAGTTGCTCACGGCCGCGTTCGACATGTACAGCGCGAGCCAACCCTGGATCGGCGACTTCGAGCTCAGCCCCAAGACCGTCGTGCGTGACCTCTACGAGCGGGCCATGACCTTCGCCGACTTTGTTGGCTTCTACGGTCTTGCGCGCAGCGAAGGTCTGGTGCTGCGCTACCTCTCCGATGCCTACCGGGCGACCCGTCAAACGATTCCGGATGACGCAAAGACTGACGAACTTCTCGACCTCATCGAGTGGCTCGGCGAACTGGTGCGCCAGGTCGACTCGAGCCTCATCGACGAGTGGGAGGCCATGACGAACGGGGTCGACTCCGCTACCAGCGGCGAGCCGGTTCTGCCGCCGACCCCGGCATCCGTTGTCACCAATGGTCGGGCCTTCCGCGTGCTCGTGCGCAACGAAATGTTCCGCCGTGTGCAGCTGGCGGCCCGCGATGATGCTGTCGCTCTAGGCGAGCTGGATGCCGCAGCCGGCTTCGATGAGGAGGCGTGGGGCGAGGCGCTCGACCGCTACTTCGACGAGCACGACACTCTTTCTGTGGCGGGTGACGCGCGCGGCCCCGCCATGATCGTCATCACCGAGGAGCCGGGCCAGTGGCATGTGCGTCAGATCATTGAGGACCCGGCCGGTAACCACGACTGGGCTATCACGGCCACGGTGGATCTGGCCGAGTCAGCCGCCGAAGGGATTGCGGTAGTTCGCGTAACGGGATTCTCCCGCCTTGATTAG
- a CDS encoding EamA family transporter — protein MILSVVLALAAAVFYGVSDFFGGLSTRRLRVVPATTIIHAFATVSLLIAILFVPVSFEPDAVFWGGLAGLGAILGLLTFYAALADGPMSLVAPLIAVVGAVVPVAFAVIAGDQLSVQAWIAIGLALVSALLVSITRSDSGARVRPRTVVISIVSGLSLGGALIALDQAPHSAGLAPAVVEIVVGLSVMLVLLGAIRVSAPLRRFFAQFDHQPEGGPVGSVSRARILAAAGGVLVGASNAFILFALQAGSLAAVSVLVSLYPLATIVLARFTLHEKVSRIQLLGMVLALVASVMLALS, from the coding sequence ATGATCCTCAGCGTTGTGCTCGCGCTTGCCGCCGCCGTGTTTTATGGAGTGTCCGACTTCTTCGGTGGCTTGAGCACTCGACGTTTGCGTGTGGTGCCCGCGACGACGATCATCCACGCATTCGCTACCGTCTCGCTTCTGATCGCCATTCTCTTTGTGCCAGTGAGCTTCGAGCCCGATGCTGTTTTCTGGGGCGGCTTGGCTGGGCTCGGCGCCATTCTCGGTTTGCTGACGTTCTACGCTGCCCTCGCGGATGGTCCGATGAGCTTGGTTGCACCTTTGATCGCTGTCGTTGGCGCTGTCGTCCCTGTCGCGTTCGCAGTGATTGCTGGCGATCAGCTTTCGGTGCAGGCGTGGATCGCCATTGGTCTCGCTCTCGTGAGCGCCTTGCTGGTGTCGATCACTCGATCAGATTCTGGCGCGCGGGTTCGGCCCCGCACCGTGGTGATCAGCATTGTGTCGGGGCTCAGCCTTGGCGGCGCTCTCATCGCCCTAGACCAGGCTCCGCACAGTGCGGGGCTCGCTCCTGCTGTAGTCGAGATTGTTGTGGGGCTTAGCGTGATGCTTGTGCTGCTCGGTGCCATCCGGGTGAGCGCTCCGCTGCGCCGCTTCTTCGCACAGTTCGATCACCAGCCCGAGGGTGGCCCCGTGGGAAGTGTGAGCCGGGCGCGAATATTGGCCGCCGCGGGTGGTGTGCTCGTGGGAGCATCCAATGCGTTCATCCTGTTCGCTCTTCAGGCGGGAAGTTTGGCGGCCGTTTCAGTTCTTGTGAGTTTGTATCCGCTCGCCACGATTGTGCTCGCTCGCTTCACGTTGCACGAGAAAGTCAGCCGGATCCAACTGCTCGGAATGGTGCTTGCCCTCGTCGCCTCGGTGATGCTCGCGCTCAGCTAG
- a CDS encoding SDR family oxidoreductase, with protein MPNSSDLPEPDANVVDPVELETTLKVLSQMASMDEEHPDFVTVRRATAAMFKAVKKERRLEKRAAIADADREVIAATATGAADRIDDETRGIPISTNTEAPTAGELIKARPCYICKQPYTTVDSFYHQLCPSCAAFNHAKRDARTDLTGKRALLTGGRAKIGMYIALRLLRDGAHTTITTRFPRDAVRRFSSLPDSADWLHRLRVVGIDLRDPAQVIGLAESVAAQGPLDILINNATQTVRRSPGAYQPLVDGELAPLPDGPLPELTTFGHTNDPHPQALAQSVSAHPILAAAATRAEELTEQAMTAGSSSLERLAAGTAIDAGGLVPDLDSINSWTQHVDQVDPLEMLEVQLANTTAPFVLISMLRPSMASSTARRKYIVNVSAMEGVFGRGYKGPGHPHTNMAKAAVNMLTRTSSREMFESDGILMTSVDTGWITDERPHPTKVRLAEEGFHAPLDLVDGAARVYDPIVRGEDGEDLFGIFLKDYDKSSW; from the coding sequence GTGCCTAATTCCAGTGATCTCCCCGAGCCCGACGCTAACGTTGTGGATCCGGTTGAACTTGAAACCACTCTCAAGGTGCTCAGCCAGATGGCAAGCATGGACGAGGAGCACCCCGACTTCGTGACGGTGCGCCGCGCTACCGCCGCCATGTTCAAGGCCGTCAAGAAAGAGCGCCGCCTCGAGAAACGTGCCGCCATCGCCGATGCCGACCGCGAAGTGATTGCGGCAACCGCCACGGGCGCCGCTGACCGCATCGATGATGAGACTCGCGGAATCCCGATTTCAACGAATACTGAAGCGCCGACGGCGGGCGAGCTGATCAAGGCGCGCCCCTGCTACATCTGCAAGCAGCCGTATACGACCGTCGATTCGTTCTACCACCAGTTGTGCCCCAGTTGCGCCGCCTTCAATCACGCCAAACGCGACGCCCGCACCGACCTCACCGGCAAGCGTGCCCTGCTCACGGGTGGCCGCGCCAAGATCGGCATGTACATCGCGCTGCGTTTGCTGCGGGATGGCGCGCACACCACCATCACGACCCGCTTTCCTCGGGATGCCGTTCGTCGCTTTTCGAGCCTTCCCGATTCGGCAGACTGGCTGCACCGGCTCCGTGTCGTCGGAATCGACCTTCGCGATCCCGCTCAGGTGATCGGGCTTGCCGAATCGGTTGCTGCCCAGGGCCCGCTCGACATCCTGATTAACAATGCGACTCAGACGGTGCGCCGCTCCCCCGGTGCCTACCAGCCGCTCGTCGACGGCGAGCTAGCACCGCTGCCCGATGGCCCGTTGCCCGAGCTCACGACCTTTGGCCACACCAACGATCCTCACCCGCAGGCGCTCGCCCAGTCGGTATCCGCTCACCCGATTTTGGCCGCGGCCGCGACGCGCGCGGAAGAACTCACTGAGCAAGCGATGACGGCCGGCTCGAGTTCCCTTGAGCGCCTTGCTGCTGGAACGGCAATCGATGCGGGCGGGCTCGTTCCCGACCTCGACTCGATCAACTCGTGGACCCAGCATGTCGATCAGGTCGACCCGCTGGAGATGCTCGAAGTTCAGCTCGCGAACACCACGGCGCCGTTCGTGCTGATCTCGATGTTGCGCCCTTCGATGGCATCGTCCACCGCTCGCCGCAAATACATCGTCAACGTGTCAGCGATGGAGGGCGTCTTCGGTCGCGGCTACAAGGGTCCAGGGCATCCCCACACCAACATGGCCAAAGCCGCCGTCAACATGCTCACCCGCACGAGTTCTCGCGAGATGTTCGAGAGCGATGGCATTCTCATGACGAGCGTCGACACCGGCTGGATTACGGATGAGCGCCCCCACCCCACCAAGGTGCGGTTGGCAGAAGAGGGCTTTCATGCGCCGCTCGACCTCGTCGACGGTGCGGCCCGGGTCTATGACCCCATCGTGCGCGGCGAGGACGGCGAAGATCTGTTTGGCATCTTCTTGAAGGACTACGACAAGAGCTCATGGTGA
- a CDS encoding FAD-binding oxidoreductase — MTAVKHMKWWGWGNEGVGFHHEDKPGFAPFVHYAVGLDLDSAVRAGEPSFEELNVPKSTAAAPFVKKLAKIVGDENVTRDDMVRVIHTYGKSLRDLVRIRSNAILRSPDVVVYPGDESEVQAIVDAAVAANAVIIPFGGGSNIAGSLEPLPAEKRVVISLDLGRLREVIAVDEAAGLARIQAGAQGPDLEEQLNAQGWTIGHFPDSFTHSTVGGWVATRSSGMQSDKYGDIADITRGLRVVRPGGVLVLRPLPSTSSGPSVREMILGSEGRLGVITEVTVQVHRIPEKRDVYAYFFPNWKSGIAAMQAIAESDATPSITRISDAKETGFSLATSKTRTGFSKFTAETALPKIMTAKGWNLDDICLSFIGFEGEASHAKRQKSLVDKIVSKHGGMGVGTGPGILYDQKKFDTPYLRDFLLDMGAAGDVSETATPWSSVVKLHAAAHKAANDAYDSLGTKGWIMSHMSHSYHSGACLYFTFAFAFGDDPMGEYDTVKRAIQQSFVDNDGTISHHHGVGVEHSPWLEQDISTEGVKVMQGLFDAADPGSHFNPSKVTPAELAGTVSAPVKRAPVATTPVEKAPAKAKPATATKAAAKTSAAKTAAPVAKKAPAKSKTGAATKSPAKKAPAKTSATAATKAPATKPPATKAPAKTAPAKATAKK; from the coding sequence ATGACCGCTGTAAAGCACATGAAGTGGTGGGGCTGGGGCAACGAAGGCGTCGGTTTTCACCACGAAGACAAGCCCGGTTTTGCTCCCTTCGTGCACTATGCAGTCGGGCTCGATCTCGACAGTGCCGTGCGCGCGGGTGAGCCTTCGTTCGAAGAACTCAACGTGCCCAAGAGCACAGCGGCGGCGCCGTTCGTTAAAAAGCTTGCGAAAATCGTCGGCGACGAGAACGTAACGCGTGATGACATGGTTCGCGTCATCCACACCTATGGAAAGAGCCTGCGAGACCTCGTTCGCATTCGCAGCAACGCAATTCTGCGTAGCCCGGACGTTGTGGTGTATCCGGGCGATGAGAGCGAAGTGCAAGCCATAGTGGATGCCGCTGTCGCTGCCAATGCTGTCATCATCCCCTTTGGTGGCGGAAGCAACATCGCTGGCAGCCTCGAGCCGCTTCCTGCCGAGAAGCGTGTCGTCATTTCGCTCGACCTCGGACGCCTTCGCGAAGTCATCGCGGTCGATGAGGCAGCAGGACTTGCCCGCATTCAAGCGGGTGCTCAGGGCCCTGACCTCGAAGAACAACTCAATGCTCAAGGCTGGACAATCGGTCACTTCCCCGACAGCTTTACTCACTCTACGGTTGGCGGTTGGGTTGCGACGCGTTCTTCAGGAATGCAGTCAGACAAATACGGCGACATTGCCGACATCACTCGTGGTCTTCGCGTCGTACGGCCCGGTGGCGTTCTGGTGTTGCGGCCGTTACCGAGCACCTCAAGCGGTCCAAGCGTGCGGGAGATGATTCTCGGCAGCGAAGGGCGACTCGGCGTGATCACCGAAGTTACTGTTCAGGTGCACCGCATTCCCGAGAAACGCGATGTTTACGCGTACTTCTTCCCCAATTGGAAGTCGGGTATCGCGGCAATGCAAGCTATTGCCGAATCGGACGCCACACCATCCATCACCAGAATTTCTGATGCCAAAGAGACCGGCTTCTCCCTCGCCACGAGCAAGACACGCACCGGCTTTAGCAAGTTCACCGCCGAGACCGCACTGCCCAAAATTATGACCGCCAAGGGCTGGAACCTTGACGACATTTGTCTGTCGTTTATTGGCTTTGAGGGCGAAGCATCGCACGCCAAACGTCAGAAGAGCCTTGTCGACAAAATCGTTAGCAAACACGGTGGAATGGGCGTAGGCACGGGGCCGGGCATCCTCTACGACCAGAAGAAGTTCGACACTCCTTACTTGCGCGACTTCTTGCTCGACATGGGAGCTGCCGGCGATGTTTCCGAGACGGCGACCCCATGGTCGTCGGTCGTGAAGCTCCATGCGGCAGCACACAAAGCCGCAAACGATGCCTACGATTCCCTCGGCACCAAGGGCTGGATCATGTCGCACATGTCGCACTCGTATCACTCGGGAGCGTGCCTTTACTTTACCTTCGCATTCGCGTTCGGCGATGACCCCATGGGGGAGTACGACACGGTAAAGCGTGCGATTCAGCAGTCTTTCGTTGACAACGATGGCACCATTTCGCACCACCACGGCGTCGGTGTAGAGCACTCGCCCTGGCTTGAACAAGACATTTCCACCGAGGGCGTCAAAGTCATGCAGGGTCTGTTCGACGCTGCCGACCCAGGATCGCACTTCAACCCTAGCAAAGTCACGCCCGCAGAGCTCGCCGGCACGGTTTCGGCGCCAGTGAAGAGGGCACCGGTAGCAACGACTCCTGTGGAGAAAGCGCCGGCGAAGGCGAAGCCCGCTACTGCAACGAAGGCAGCAGCAAAGACCTCGGCAGCAAAGACGGCGGCGCCTGTCGCGAAGAAGGCCCCCGCTAAGTCAAAGACGGGAGCCGCAACGAAGTCGCCAGCGAAGAAAGCCCCAGCGAAGACCTCCGCGACTGCGGCAACAAAGGCGCCAGCAACGAAACCGCCAGCAACAAAGGCGCCAGCAAAGACGGCGCCTGCGAAGGCTACCGCGAAGAAGTAG
- a CDS encoding 1-acyl-sn-glycerol-3-phosphate acyltransferase, whose protein sequence is MTRRFDRFTSPLVACARFVAQRGLLKPVVWSLVTVTVVGTEHIARFTQPFIVVANHSSHLDAPLIIGALPRARARYLAAGAAADYFFEMWWRKWLTTLFFNAFAIERNSEGKRAGASRALLERGVPLLIFPEGGRTREGALGRFMPGAAALSIATSAPCLPIALVGASAAMPRGYNWPKPGRLPVTVVCGELMYREGSETPEKFSVRLAAAVRELHETVQPMPTALSKGSR, encoded by the coding sequence ATGACTCGCAGGTTTGACCGCTTTACGTCGCCGCTAGTGGCGTGCGCGCGCTTTGTCGCGCAGCGAGGGCTCCTCAAGCCCGTGGTCTGGTCTCTCGTCACAGTGACCGTCGTGGGCACCGAGCACATCGCGCGGTTCACCCAGCCGTTTATCGTCGTCGCGAATCATTCAAGCCATTTGGATGCTCCGCTCATCATCGGAGCGCTGCCCCGCGCCCGTGCCCGCTACCTTGCCGCCGGTGCGGCAGCGGACTATTTCTTTGAGATGTGGTGGCGAAAGTGGCTCACGACGCTCTTTTTCAACGCTTTCGCCATCGAACGCAATTCGGAGGGCAAGCGAGCGGGCGCATCTCGTGCGCTGCTAGAGCGTGGAGTTCCGCTGCTCATTTTTCCGGAGGGCGGTCGCACGCGCGAAGGTGCGCTTGGGCGCTTCATGCCAGGGGCTGCTGCGCTTTCCATCGCCACGTCGGCACCGTGCTTGCCTATCGCTCTCGTGGGAGCATCGGCCGCAATGCCGCGTGGCTACAACTGGCCTAAGCCTGGCCGCCTCCCCGTCACGGTAGTCTGTGGCGAATTAATGTACCGCGAAGGTTCTGAAACACCCGAGAAATTCTCTGTGCGATTGGCTGCCGCCGTGCGCGAATTGCATGAAACAGTTCAGCCAATGCCAACCGCATTGTCGAAGGGATCAAGATGA
- a CDS encoding SDR family oxidoreductase, whose product MATALITGGTSGIGAEFARQLAHAGTDLVLVARNEDRLTRTAAVLSATFGISVETISADLADRTDVSRVAERLTDLARPIDLFVNNAGFGVHAKLTDPAAASVHEHAFDVMCRAVLLLGGAAGYAMRERGTGSIINVASIAGLVTMGSYSAIKAWVASYSQGLSVELRGSGVTVTALMPGWVVTEFHERAGIRTSSIPDFMWMDAAILVRGALRDASRGKVVSIPTIRYRLIGWFARHLPQSTIRSISAKISSSRSDEGSEPRGVKDSIE is encoded by the coding sequence ATGGCAACAGCGCTCATCACTGGCGGCACCTCGGGAATCGGCGCGGAATTCGCACGCCAATTGGCGCATGCAGGCACCGATCTAGTTCTAGTCGCACGCAACGAGGACCGTCTCACGCGCACCGCCGCTGTCCTCAGCGCCACCTTCGGAATATCTGTTGAGACGATCAGCGCCGACCTCGCCGATCGTACTGACGTGAGCCGCGTCGCTGAGCGCTTGACCGATCTCGCACGCCCCATCGACCTGTTTGTGAATAACGCAGGCTTCGGCGTACATGCGAAACTGACGGACCCCGCGGCGGCATCCGTGCACGAACATGCCTTCGACGTTATGTGCCGGGCTGTCTTGCTTCTCGGCGGAGCAGCGGGGTACGCCATGAGAGAGCGGGGCACAGGCTCAATCATTAATGTCGCGAGTATCGCTGGTCTCGTCACGATGGGGTCGTACTCCGCGATTAAGGCCTGGGTCGCTTCGTATAGCCAAGGACTCTCGGTCGAGTTGCGAGGCTCAGGGGTAACGGTGACCGCCCTCATGCCCGGCTGGGTAGTAACGGAGTTCCACGAACGTGCCGGCATCCGCACGTCCTCGATTCCTGACTTTATGTGGATGGATGCCGCAATCCTCGTGCGGGGCGCACTGCGCGATGCATCTCGCGGCAAGGTCGTATCCATACCTACTATTCGGTACCGACTCATCGGATGGTTTGCCCGACATTTGCCGCAATCGACAATTCGCTCTATTTCGGCCAAGATTTCTTCAAGCCGAAGCGACGAGGGTTCCGAACCACGTGGCGTGAAAGATTCCATCGAATGA